The following coding sequences lie in one Pyrobaculum sp. 3827-6 genomic window:
- a CDS encoding orotidine 5'-phosphate decarboxylase / HUMPS family protein yields MNPLIVALDVDVLRALDLVKTLRDKVAGFKIGWDLVFEGGVSIIGEISRYGNVIVDLKIADVPHIAEKVINKVIERGACCVIVHGFLHPSLPRGDKIYVLVKMTVPTLYDEIWEKLIEKVSNVRGFVLPGNQPELVTRARKIVGCSYRIISPGIGAQGGRPGEALSAGADFEIVGRYVIENQERVREWIGFKPRCFETP; encoded by the coding sequence ATGAACCCGCTAATCGTCGCCCTAGACGTGGACGTCCTCAGAGCGCTGGATCTGGTAAAGACGCTGAGGGATAAGGTAGCCGGGTTCAAGATTGGGTGGGATCTAGTATTCGAGGGCGGCGTATCGATAATAGGCGAGATCTCACGGTATGGAAACGTCATTGTTGATTTGAAAATCGCCGATGTGCCCCACATAGCGGAGAAAGTGATAAACAAGGTAATTGAGCGCGGCGCGTGTTGCGTAATTGTACACGGCTTTCTACACCCATCTCTACCAAGAGGGGATAAAATCTACGTGCTTGTTAAGATGACGGTCCCCACTCTCTATGACGAGATATGGGAAAAACTAATCGAGAAGGTTAGCAACGTCAGAGGCTTCGTCCTGCCTGGAAACCAGCCTGAATTAGTAACACGCGCGAGGAAGATAGTTGGGTGTAGCTATAGGATAATATCGCCAGGTATAGGGGCGCAAGGCGGCCGGCCTGGGGAGGCCCTCAGTGCAGGTGCCGACTTTGAGATAGTTGGGAGGTACGTCATAGAGAATCAGGAGAGGGTTAGGGAGTGGATCGGCTTCAAGCCTCGATGTTTTGAGACTCCTTAG